CCGAGGATCTGCCGCAGCACGACGTCGTCGACCGTGCGGGCGGCGTGGCTCTCGAGCGAGCGGAGCAGGAGGCGGGCCAGCGTGCCCAGGCGGCGCACGACCTCCCCGCTCAGCAGCGGCCGGTAGGAGGCGAAGGTGCCGTAGAGGAAGCGGTCGACCGCCAGCCGGTAGGTCTCGCCCGCCTCGGCGAGGTAGCGGTCGAGGGCGGCGCCCGCGCCCGGCTCCACGCTCTCGAACAGGGCGCGGTTGGCCTCCCCGGACTGCCGCACGTCGAGCGGCGGCCGCCCGTCCTCGGCGAAGACGCGGTAGCCGGGGTCGAGCGTGACGAGGTCGAGCTGCTCGGCCGTGCTCGTGCCGAGCAGGCGGAAGAAGTGGTCGAACACCTCCGGCATCAGGTACCAGGAGGGGCCCGTGTCGAAGCGGAACCCGTCGTGCTCCCAGAGGCCCGCGCGGCCGCCGAGGTCGCTGTTCTGCTCGAGGAGGGTGACCGCGTGGCCCTCGCGCGCGAGAAGCGCCGCGGTGGCGAGGCCGGCGATGCCGCCGCCGACGACGGCGACGCGCTTCATCGCAGGAGCTGCGTTCATCGGAGGAGCCCGGTGCCGGCGCGCACGACGACGGCGAGCTTCGTGCGGTTCGGCACGCTGACCCTGCGGCGCAGGAGCTCGCTCGCGGGGGTGGCGCGGATGCGGTCGCTCAGCTCGGCGAAGAGGCCGTGCGCGGCGGCGATCGCGCGGCGGCAGTTGTCGGGCAGCTCCGGGATGGCGTCGGCCGCCGCCCCGAGGTCGCTGTCGATGTCGACCACCAGGGCGAGCTTCTGCCGTTCGGTCAGCCGCGCCGGGTCGATCCCCGGGAAGTAGCTGCGGCCGAGCTCGGTGTAGTCGACGGCGAGGTCGCGCAGGAAGTTGATCTTCTGGAAGGCGGCTCCGAGCCTCCGCGCCCCCGCCTCCAGCCGCCGCCGGGTGGCGTCGGGCACCGGGTGGTCGGAGAGGAAGACCGCCAGGCACATCAGCCCGACGACCTCGGCCGAGCCGTAGATGTACTCGCGCAGCTCCTCGGCCGTGAAGTCGACGGGGCTGAGGTCGCGGCGCATGGAGGCGAAGAACGGCCGGGTGAGGTCCGTCCCGATGCCGGCGGCCCTGGCGGTGACGGCGAAGGCGTGCACGACCACGTTGGCGCTGTAGCCGGTGCGCATGGCGCGCTCGGTGTCGGCCTCGAGCGCGTCGAGCAGCTCGCGCTGGTCGTCGAGGGTCAGGCCGGCCTGCGCGGCGGCGCCGTCGACGACCTCGTCGGCGATGCGGACCAGCGCGTACACGTCCTCGACGCGGGGGCGCACCTCGGCGCCGAGCAGGCGGGTCGCCATCCCGAACGAGGTGGAGTACTCGCGGATGATGGTCGCGGCGCCGCAGTGCGCGGCGCGCGTGTACAGCGCGAGGTCGGTCGGGTGGGCGCCGGCCGGTGCGGCGGGCGCCTCGGGTGCGCGGG
The sequence above is a segment of the Leifsonia williamsii genome. Coding sequences within it:
- a CDS encoding phytoene/squalene synthase family protein gives rise to the protein MTRAPEAPAAPAGAHPTDLALYTRAAHCGAATIIREYSTSFGMATRLLGAEVRPRVEDVYALVRIADEVVDGAAAQAGLTLDDQRELLDALEADTERAMRTGYSANVVVHAFAVTARAAGIGTDLTRPFFASMRRDLSPVDFTAEELREYIYGSAEVVGLMCLAVFLSDHPVPDATRRRLEAGARRLGAAFQKINFLRDLAVDYTELGRSYFPGIDPARLTERQKLALVVDIDSDLGAAADAIPELPDNCRRAIAAAHGLFAELSDRIRATPASELLRRRVSVPNRTKLAVVVRAGTGLLR